In Papaver somniferum cultivar HN1 chromosome 1, ASM357369v1, whole genome shotgun sequence, a genomic segment contains:
- the LOC113303644 gene encoding endoglucanase 11-like: MVEKTQCRCLISSVKLGVSLVFLLSFTCLSKAFDYKDALKKSVLYFESQRSGRLPYNQRVHWRDHSGLTDGLEQGVDLVGGYYDAGDHVKFGLPMAFTVTMLSWSVIEYGEQIANSGEYEHVLEAIKWGTDYFIKAHTYPNVFWAEVGDGDTDHYCWQRPEDMTTSRQAYKIDENNPGSDLAGETAAAMAAASIVFRKSNPHYSHLLLHHAQQLFEFGDKYRGAYDRSVEVVKSYYPSVSSYKDELLWGALWLYKATDNMNYFKYIINNSHEFGGTEWAITEFSWDVKYAGIQILASKLLMDGIHEDRHTQNILEQYRSKAEHYLCSCLGRNNDSNVEVTPGGLLFIRKWNNMQYVSTSAFLLTVYSDYLKNATQKLNCNGEMVKHQDLFAFAKSQVDYILGSNPMGMSYLVGFGPRYPRRVHHRGASIVAYKRSKGFIGCTQGYDYWYSRNEPNPNEVIGALVGGPDSHDNFNDHRGNYMQTEACTYNTAPLLGIFAKLHQLDEGKNTSQYSSFASY, translated from the exons ATGGTAGAGAAAACCCAATGCAGATGTCTAATTAGTTCAGTAAAACTAGGGGTTTCTTTGGTTTTCCTTCTTTCATTCACTTGTCTATCCAAGGCTTTTGATTACAAGGATGCTCTGAAAAAGAGTGTTCTGTATTTCGAGTCACAACGATCCGGTCGATTGCCGTATAATCAACGGGTACACTGGAGAGATCATTCTGGACTTACTGATGGATTGGAACAAGGG GTTGATTTAGTTGGAGGATATTATGATGCTGGCGATCATGTAAAATTTGGTTTACCCATGGCTTTCACTGTCACAATGCTTTCATGGAGTGTAATTGAGTATGGCGAACAAATCGCCAACTCTGGTGAATATGAACACGTACTTGAAGCCATCAAATGGGGAACAGATTATTTCATTAAAGCTCATACTTACCCGAATGTGTTTTGGGCTGAG GTTGGAGATGGTGACACTGATCATTATTGTTGGCAACGACCGGAAGATATGACAACATCTAGACAAGCTTATAAAATCGACGAAAATAACCCGGGATCAGATCTTGCTGGAGAGACTGCAGCAGCAATGGCAGCAGCTTCTATCGTCTTTAGGAAGTCTAACCCACATTACTCTCACTTACTCTTACATCATGCTCAACAA TTGTTTGAATTTGGAGACAAGTATAGAGGAGCATATGATAGAAGTGTAGAAGTGGTGAAAAGTTACTATCCATCAGTGAGCAGTTATAAAGATGAATTGTTATGGGGAGCTTTGTGGTTGTACAAAGCCACCGACAATATGAATTACTTCAAGTACATAATCAATAATTCTCATGAATTTGGTGGCACTGAATGGGCTATTACTGAATTCAGTTGGGATGTTAAGTATGCTGGCATTCAAATTCTTGCTTCCAAG TTGTTGATGGATGGAATTCATGAAGATCGTCATACTCAAAACATTCTTGAGCAATATCGTTCCAAAGCCGAGCACTATCTATGCTCGTGTCTTGGTAGAAACAATGACAGCAATGTGGAGGTAACACCAGGGGGGCTTTTATTCATCCGAAAATGGAACAACATGCAATATGTATCGACTTCGGCTTTCCTTCTTACCGTATACTCTGATTATCTTAAAAACGCAACTCAAAAGCTCAACTGCAACGGAGAAATGGTAAAACACCAAGATTTGTTTGCATTTGCAAAATCTCAAGTCGATTACATATTGGGTTCTAATCCAATGGGTATGAGTTACTTAGTCGGGTTTGGACCCAGATACCCTAGAAGAGTGCACCATAGAGGTGCATCCATCGTTGCATATAAAAGAAGCAAAGGGTTCATTGGTTGTACGCAAGGGTATGACTATTGGTACAGTAGAAATGAACCAAACCCAAATGAAGTAATCGGGGCTCTTGTCGGTGGACCGGATAGCCATGACAATTTCAACGACCATCGCGGAAATTACATGCAAACTGAAGCATGTACGTACAATACTGCTCCATTGCTTGGAATTTTTGCAAAACTACACCAACTAGATGAGGGCAAAAACACATCTCAATAttcatcttttgcttcttattag